In one Rutidosis leptorrhynchoides isolate AG116_Rl617_1_P2 chromosome 8, CSIRO_AGI_Rlap_v1, whole genome shotgun sequence genomic region, the following are encoded:
- the LOC139862938 gene encoding protein KINESIN LIGHT CHAIN-RELATED 2-like, whose amino-acid sequence MSKPGLQSGSPGNLTLPQKNLSIVPTSKTQLSIQELDNDIFDLDQTSPLAADTYEQIYRDAFDSEANKSLNQDSKLDSELQSLALVDKTMTKNVIKIDTLTCSTPRTSTPKILNHSLSGRSFSSSVSSPRTPNIPKPNTRSKSFHENNLPLGSPRISSPRISNKDVPQSPSAKEDPHYLGPYLLKQTRDLLSSGDNPKKALELGIRAMKAFENSRFQKPNLEYVMCLHIVAALYCSLGQYSEAIPILERSIEIPTMGEGHKNSLAKFAGCMQLGDTYAMLGYIENSILCYTAGLGIQRQVLGVTDPRFGETCRYVAEAHIQALEFDEAKKLCQMALDIHKENGSTASIEEAADRRLMGLVCDAKGEYEAALEHYVLASITMSAAGQDADVAAIDLCIGDAYLSLARYDEAVFAYQKALNVFKATKGENHPSVASVFVRLAELHNKKGKFRESKSYCGNALRIYEKPIPGSPNDEIGNGFIEVAAIYESMNDLNQAINLLKKALKVFGKAQGQLSTVAGVEAQMGVLYYMMRNYSDSYDYFKVAVSKLRVVAEKKSALFGIVLNQMGLACIQIELLDEAADLFEEAKGVLEVEYGPHHPDTLGVYSNLAGTYDAIGRWEDAIEILEYVVGMREEKLGTASSDVDDEKRRLAELLKDTGRDRSKKSLSLEFLLDG is encoded by the exons ATGTCGAAACCTGGTTTACAATCAGGTTCACCAGGCAACCTTACCCTGCCACAAAAAAACTTATCCATTGTTCCTACTTCAAAAACTCAATTAAGTATACAAGAACTCGACAATGATATATTCGATTTAGATCAAACCAGCCCTTTAGCAGCCGACACTTATGAGCAAATATATCGCGATGCATTTGATTCGGAAGCCAACAAATCACTCAATCAGGACTCAAAACTCGACTCCGAGTTACAATCTCTCGCTTTAGTAGACAAAACAATGACAAAAAATGTGATTAAGATTGATACGTTAACTTGCAGTACTCCTAGAACTAGTACCCCAAAAATCTTGAACCATTCTTTAAGTGGGAGAAGTTTTTCGAGTAGTGTTTCGTCTCCACGAACACCTAACATCCCGAAGCCAAACACGAGAAGTAAATCATTTCACGAGAACAATTTACCTCTCGGGAGCCCAAGAATAAGTAGCCCGAGAATATCTAATAAAGACGTTCCACAATCGCCAAGTGCTAAAGAAGATCCACATTACCTCGGGCCTTATTTACTGAAACAAACGAGAGACTTATTGTCATCGGGTGACAACCCAAAAAAAGCGCTTGAATTGGGGATAAGGGCGATGAAAGCGTTTGAAAATAGTAGATTTCAGAAGCCTAATTTGGAGTATGTTATGTGTTTGCATATCGTAGCAGCGTTGTATTGTAGTTTAGGACAGTATAGTGAAGCGATTCCTATTCTAGAACGTTCTATCGAGATACCAACTATGGGTGAAGGCCATAAAAATTCATTGGCGAAATTTGCGGGATGTATGCAGTTAGGCGATACATATGCAATGCTCGGTTATATTGAAAACTCGATACTTTGTTACACCGCAGGGTTGGGGATACAAAGACAGGTTTTGGGCGTAACTGATCCTCGATTCGGAGAGACTTGCAG GTATGTAGCAGAGGCTCATATTCAAGCATTGGAATTCGATGAGGCTAAAAAGTTGTGTCAAATGGCACTTGATATACATAAAGAAAACGGATCAACCGCTTCTATTGAAGAAGCGGCCGATAGGAGACTTATGGGTCTAGTTTGTGATGCGAAAGGTGAATACGAGGCTGCACTCGAACATTACGTGTTGGCTAGTATTACCATGTCGGCAGCGGGTCAAGACGCTGATGTGGCAGCAATTGATTTGTGTATTGGTGATGCGTATTTAAGTTTGGCCCGTTACGACGAAGCTGTTTTCGCTTATCAAAAAGCGCTTAACGTGTTTAAGGCTACAAAAGGGGAGAATCATCCTTCGGTTGCTTCTGTTTTCGTTCGTTTGGCTGAATTGCACAACAAAAAGGGAAAGTTTCGTGAATCGAAATCTTACTGTGGAAACGCTTTAAGAATTTACGAAAAGCCCATACCCGGAAGCCCGAACGATGAAATTGGTAACGGGTTTATTGAAGTTGCTGCTATTTATGAATCCATGAACGATCTTAATCAAGCGATTAATTTACTAAAAAAGGCGCTTAAGGTTTTTGGTAAGGCTCAGGGTCAGTTGAGTACGGTTGCAGGGGTCGAGGCTCAGATGGGAGTTTTGTATTACATGATGCGAAATTACTCCGACTCGTATGATTACTTCAAAGTTGCGGTTTCGAAATTAAGAGTTGTGGCAGAGAAGAAATCGGCTTTATTTGGTATTGTGTTGAACCAAATGGGATTGGCTTGTATACAAATCGAGTTGTTAGATGAGGCTGCTGATTTGTTTGAAGAAGCAAAGGGTGTTTTAGAGGTTGAATATGGTCCTCATCATCCTGATACACTTGGTGTTTATAGCAATCTTGCCGGAACTTATGATGCTATAGGAAG GTGGGAAGATGCAATAGAGATACTCGAATACGTGGTAGGGATGAGAGAAGAGAAGCTCGGAACAGCGAGTTCAGATGTGGAtgatgaaaaacgacggctcgcagAGTTATTAAAAGATACAGGACGTGATCGAAGCAAGAAATCGTTATCACTTGAATTTCTCCTTGATGGTTAA